GCACCCACGGAATCCGGCCCCGTTGACTTCCCGGCACTGGCGCGTTCCAGGCGCTCATGCTTGAGGGCTTCGGCGGCTTCGTGAGCTACACGGGCGAGTTCGTTGCTCACGATCGAAAGGGCTTCCTCGAACACGAAGGCCCGTGCCCTGGCTTTGTCCGATTTGTTGGAAGCAGCTCCGCGCCCGCCGGCCTCCAAGACCTCGTCAGCGGCTTTACGCCGGTAATTGGTGGTGTATTTGTTGCGGGCCCGCCGCACCCGTTTGTGCAACTTCAGCAGGCCGTCCTCGTCAAGGAGTTCGAGCCTGGCCGGCTCCAACTCCCGAATCAAATCCAGTTGATCTTCCTTCAACACCCACAGATATTGGTCCATTGGCCGATACTTGCATACCTCAATGACGGGGGAAAGAGGTTATCGAGTTATCACTCGAAGCAGGCGAGGACTCTGTGATTATTCGAAGAGATCCGGGGCTGCCGTCAGCGCAACGTAGGCCCACACATCAAGGCCGAGGGGCTCCAGTGCTTTGACAACCGCCCGCCGGACGGCATCTTCCTCGCCCACGTTCCAGTCAGTTCCCGCCACCACGAAATCTACTTCCACGTAGAGCTTTCGCCCCACTTTTCCGGATCGAATAAGCGGTTTTTGCAGCCCGAATTCTTGCCGCACGGCCTGAACTGCATCAGTGATGGCTGCGTCCAGTTCCTTGGACGGTGCACCTTCGAGGAGTTCGTTCAAACCGGTCCGGATCAGTCCCACGGGAATGTAGGCCAGGATCAGGCAGGCAACAAGCACCAGGACCGGATCAACGTAGAGGGCAACATCGTCCAGGCCAAGGCCCTGCAGGACCAACGCCACCACAGCACCCAGTACCATCATGACGCTCAGGATTGCCCCGGCGCGCCACTGCGCAATTTCTGCAACCACCAGATCCGAATCAGGTGCCGCCCGCCCCATCCACCAGACAAGCGCGAACCCAATCGCCGCGGTGATGACCCCATAAACAGCAATAATGGCGGCGCTGACCGGAGAACCGCCGTCGCGAATGATTACCACAGCGTCACCTGCCGCGACCAGCAGCGTTCCGGCCACCGCCAGGCCCTGGATGAGCACCACCAACGGGGTGAAGGCATCCCGTCCGAAAGGGAAGCGACGTGTGGGTCCGCCTGCGGACGCAGACGACGCTTTCAAGGAGATCGCTGTAAGTATCAACCCGATCCCCATGTAGGCACCGTCGAACACAATGATCCTTGTCCCGCTGAGGACCCCCAGCATGATGGCCCCGGCCGCCGAGCCAACGGACACCCACAACGAAATCCCCAGGGCCCTCCGCTCTGCCCCCACCTCTCCGGCCGACATCAGTTGCTACCCGTGGCGAGGGCGTCCAGCAGACGGATGAACACGGCGATCCAGCCGTAGATGATCACAAAAGCGACCAGCTCAAAAGCGGTCAGGTTGAAATAGCCCACCGGGAAGAACAGCACGAGCGAGACGATCAGGGCGGCCAGAAAGCCCCCGCACACCAAGAAGAAGCGGCCCGGCAGCCCCCTCAGAATGAACGGGGAGGCCAGTAGCAGCAGAATGAAGACCACGGCCATACCTGAAGCAAACAGCGTATGGATCAGGAAACTGACGGATAGCGGCACAACCCCTACGCCGGCCAGCAGCAGTCCCATGGCAACGAACGCGCCGGAGCAGAGGCCCGCACTCCACCGGTGCACCAGCACACCGCGCGCGATCAGCGACTTCAGATCCCGGTCCAGGTACACGGCGAACGTGGTGATGAAGAAGCCCGCAACGATCAACGACAGGTTGAACAGGCCACTGGACGCCCCGCCCAGTGTGCCGAGCTGGCTGAAATGGTACTCCCACCATTTGGGATCCTGCGACGTCGCCATGCTCGCCACAATGCTCATGACCATGAACAGGACCAGCAGCCCTGACAGTTTCCGGGTGCTGATGTCCGCCACGGAAAGGTAAATCCAGTAGACGGCAAGACCGGAGGCCACCGCCATCCCCACTGTCGCCGCATAGATGTCCACGGTGAGGCCTTGGAAGCTGCGTTGCAACAACAGGAAGGAGGCAACGGTGGCGATCGCTGCGATCAGCGCGTGGACCAAGGCAACAGTGGACGCATCCACGATGAACTTCCAGGGAGGCAGGCCCAGCCGCCAGTGCTGGTCCGGAAGGTACCGCGAGCGCCAGTAGCCAA
The sequence above is a segment of the Arthrobacter sp. StoSoilB22 genome. Coding sequences within it:
- a CDS encoding DUF998 domain-containing protein, producing the protein MTQPAAARRSTSETPSHVHPTPQNRMATESEALLAASSAAVVAGLAALVIFFGRTPPLWGGVSLGLISAGAILVLGMAAAYIGYWRSRYLPDQHWRLGLPPWKFIVDASTVALVHALIAAIATVASFLLLQRSFQGLTVDIYAATVGMAVASGLAVYWIYLSVADISTRKLSGLLVLFMVMSIVASMATSQDPKWWEYHFSQLGTLGGASSGLFNLSLIVAGFFITTFAVYLDRDLKSLIARGVLVHRWSAGLCSGAFVAMGLLLAGVGVVPLSVSFLIHTLFASGMAVVFILLLLASPFILRGLPGRFFLVCGGFLAALIVSLVLFFPVGYFNLTAFELVAFVIIYGWIAVFIRLLDALATGSN
- a CDS encoding cation transporter, translating into MSAGEVGAERRALGISLWVSVGSAAGAIMLGVLSGTRIIVFDGAYMGIGLILTAISLKASSASAGGPTRRFPFGRDAFTPLVVLIQGLAVAGTLLVAAGDAVVIIRDGGSPVSAAIIAVYGVITAAIGFALVWWMGRAAPDSDLVVAEIAQWRAGAILSVMMVLGAVVALVLQGLGLDDVALYVDPVLVLVACLILAYIPVGLIRTGLNELLEGAPSKELDAAITDAVQAVRQEFGLQKPLIRSGKVGRKLYVEVDFVVAGTDWNVGEEDAVRRAVVKALEPLGLDVWAYVALTAAPDLFE